A region from the Panicum hallii strain FIL2 chromosome 1, PHallii_v3.1, whole genome shotgun sequence genome encodes:
- the LOC112875644 gene encoding uncharacterized protein At5g41620-like isoform X1, with the protein MEPQPPGPAAATAGVVEPVAAAEPLLPLPGARGVAAAAQQQPGGSGSAGREPVPLRLRLGRARRRAGPGTPAPSWKMEDDGDPEGPGAAVAAAARRSSASASARQLGASLWEIHDVAREGRRHRPRGGRVAPAGREHGGGAEFDQPQSSGGIGRHLADSSMKHHKLHQERSHRIQPFSPASFTSSVGETNVNQTISPTRSLDIMGRSMRVSYGLQTSTELLKVLNRIWSLEEQHTANLSVVKGLKLELQQAQTHIQELMQERLRYRHEVSSLMRQLSENKLARKNKDHGKIDTVVHSLQGELEDERGLRRHSEDLHRKLGKELSEIKSAFLKAVKDLEKEKKGNRLLEDLCDQFAMGIRNYEEELRVVKQRNVKSYELNFDKSVLHISEAWLDERMQMQNIAVKEDLAHGTTITERLSSEIETFLLSKRADSSKNNEKHMNDSTRMRRQSLESVHLNGATSAPQLAEDDDDDSVASDLHCFELNMHEHTGPRRSDTGSIDVPKRRSEHPRGMAAEGSRMSSMPVYSHKDTTRSGSSKLQHASKIPEIDSQSNARITPAEEQNGTSAQITRGSHNVPSKNSQDAHHVDCLGQESFDHFSRTSLFCEGTTSGDLGNLGSPTRQLKHQCTSLDPEISECSLEQPVGVMENTLKAKLLQARLEGRHARMKASSGFSTSRRK; encoded by the exons ATGGAACCGCAACCGCCCGGCCCCGCAGCGGCAACGGCAGGAGTGGTCGAGCCTGTCGCCGCGGCGGAGCCGCTACTTCCTCTTCCTGGGGCCAgaggcgtggcggcggcggcgcagcagcagcCGGGGGGTTCCGGGAGCGCGGGCCGGGAGCCGGTgccgctgcggctgcggctcgggaGGGCCAGGCGCCGGGCGGGGCCCGGCACGCCGGCACCCTCGTGGAAGATGGAGGACGACGGAGACCCGGAGGGGCCGGGcgccgcggtggcggcggcggcgaggaggagctcgGCGTCGGCCTCGGCGCGGCAGCTGGGCGCCAGCCTGTGGGAGATCCACGACGTCGCGCGGGAGGGCCGCCGGCACAGGCCGCGGGGCGGGAGGGTCGCTCCCGCCGGCCgggagcacggcggcggcgcggaattCGACCAG CCGCAGAGTTCAGGTGGCATTGGTAGGCACCTTGCAGATTCATCAATGAAACACCATAAGCTGCATCAAGAAAGGAGTCACAGAATACAACCCTTTTCTCCTGCAAGTTTTACCAGCTCAGTTGGG GAAACCAATGTAAATCAGACTATTAGTCCAACTCGTTCTCTGGATATCATGGGTAGATCTATGAGAGTGAGTTATGGCCTTCAAACATCCACAGAGCTATTGAAGGTTCTAAATCGAATTTGGAGCCTTGAAGAACAGCACACTGCTAACTTGTCAGTGGTTAAAGGATTGAAATTGGAGTTACAGCAGGCTCAGACGCATATTCAAGAACTCATGCAAGAGAGACTGCGGTACCGACATGAAGTTTCGTCACTGATGAGGCAACTCTCCGAGAACAAACTTGCTAGGAAAAACAAGGACCATGGGAAGATTGACACAGTTGTGCATTCTCTGCAAGGTGAACTAGAGGATGAGAGAGGTCTCAGGAGACATTCTGAGGACCTCCACAGGAAGTTAGGCAAGGAGTTATCTGAAATAAAATCGGCATTTCTCAAGGCAGTCAAGGACCTTGAGAAGGAGAAGAAAGGAAATCGCCTCTTAGAAGACCTCTGTGATCAGTTTGCAATGGGTATCAGGAACTATGAAGAGGAACTCAGGGTGGTAAAGCAAAGAAATGTCAAGAGTTATGAGCTTAACTTTGATAAATCAGTGCTCCATATTTCAGAAGCATGGCTTGATGAGCGAATGCAAATGCAAAATATTGCTGTCAAAGAGGACTTGGCTCATGGAACCACAATAACGGAGAGGCTCAGCAGTGAAATAGAGACTTTTCTCCTTTCCAAACGAGCAGATAGCTCTAAGAACAATGAAAAACATATGAATGATAGTACTAGAATGCGTCGGCAATCCCTAGAGTCTGTGCATTTGAACGGAGCCACCAGTGCTCCTCAGCTTGCTgaagatgacgatgatgatTCTGTTGCTAGTGATTTGCATTGCTTTGAACTGAACATGCATGAACATACAGGGCCTCGCAGAAGTGACACAGGCAGCATAGATGTACCAAAGAGAAGATCAGAGCATCCTCGTGGTATGGCTGCTGAAGGTTCACGCATGTCCAGTATGCCAGTTTATTCACATAAAGACACCACAAGGTCCGGTAGCAGCAAACTGCAGCATGCCAGTAAGATACCAGAAATCGACTCACAAAGCAATGCCAGAATTACTCCTGCAGAAGAGCAGAATGGAACAAGCGCCCAAATTACTCGAGGATCTCACAATGTGCCATCGAAGAACAGCCAGGATGCTCATCATGTTGATTGCCTGGGGCAGGAATCCTTTGATCATTTCTCCAGAACAAGCCTCTTTTGTGAAGGCACTACTTCAGGGGATTTAGGTAATCTCGGCAGCCCAACGCGACAGCTGAAACACCAATGCACATCTTTGGACCCTGAGATTTCGGAATGCTCACTTGAACAGCCAGTAGGTGTGATGGAGAACACCCTGAAGGCAAAATTACTGCAAGCAAGGCTAGAGGGGCGACATGCCCGAATGAAGGCATCATCTGGCTTCTCAACAAGCAGGAGAAAATGA
- the LOC112875644 gene encoding uncharacterized protein At5g41620-like isoform X2 produces the protein MEPQPPGPAAATAGVVEPVAAAEPLLPLPGARGVAAAAQQQPGGSGSAGREPVPLRLRLGRARRRAGPGTPAPSWKMEDDGDPEGPGAAVAAAARRSSASASARQLGASLWEIHDVAREGRRHRPRGGRVAPAGREHGGGAEFDQSSGGIGRHLADSSMKHHKLHQERSHRIQPFSPASFTSSVGETNVNQTISPTRSLDIMGRSMRVSYGLQTSTELLKVLNRIWSLEEQHTANLSVVKGLKLELQQAQTHIQELMQERLRYRHEVSSLMRQLSENKLARKNKDHGKIDTVVHSLQGELEDERGLRRHSEDLHRKLGKELSEIKSAFLKAVKDLEKEKKGNRLLEDLCDQFAMGIRNYEEELRVVKQRNVKSYELNFDKSVLHISEAWLDERMQMQNIAVKEDLAHGTTITERLSSEIETFLLSKRADSSKNNEKHMNDSTRMRRQSLESVHLNGATSAPQLAEDDDDDSVASDLHCFELNMHEHTGPRRSDTGSIDVPKRRSEHPRGMAAEGSRMSSMPVYSHKDTTRSGSSKLQHASKIPEIDSQSNARITPAEEQNGTSAQITRGSHNVPSKNSQDAHHVDCLGQESFDHFSRTSLFCEGTTSGDLGNLGSPTRQLKHQCTSLDPEISECSLEQPVGVMENTLKAKLLQARLEGRHARMKASSGFSTSRRK, from the exons ATGGAACCGCAACCGCCCGGCCCCGCAGCGGCAACGGCAGGAGTGGTCGAGCCTGTCGCCGCGGCGGAGCCGCTACTTCCTCTTCCTGGGGCCAgaggcgtggcggcggcggcgcagcagcagcCGGGGGGTTCCGGGAGCGCGGGCCGGGAGCCGGTgccgctgcggctgcggctcgggaGGGCCAGGCGCCGGGCGGGGCCCGGCACGCCGGCACCCTCGTGGAAGATGGAGGACGACGGAGACCCGGAGGGGCCGGGcgccgcggtggcggcggcggcgaggaggagctcgGCGTCGGCCTCGGCGCGGCAGCTGGGCGCCAGCCTGTGGGAGATCCACGACGTCGCGCGGGAGGGCCGCCGGCACAGGCCGCGGGGCGGGAGGGTCGCTCCCGCCGGCCgggagcacggcggcggcgcggaattCGACCAG AGTTCAGGTGGCATTGGTAGGCACCTTGCAGATTCATCAATGAAACACCATAAGCTGCATCAAGAAAGGAGTCACAGAATACAACCCTTTTCTCCTGCAAGTTTTACCAGCTCAGTTGGG GAAACCAATGTAAATCAGACTATTAGTCCAACTCGTTCTCTGGATATCATGGGTAGATCTATGAGAGTGAGTTATGGCCTTCAAACATCCACAGAGCTATTGAAGGTTCTAAATCGAATTTGGAGCCTTGAAGAACAGCACACTGCTAACTTGTCAGTGGTTAAAGGATTGAAATTGGAGTTACAGCAGGCTCAGACGCATATTCAAGAACTCATGCAAGAGAGACTGCGGTACCGACATGAAGTTTCGTCACTGATGAGGCAACTCTCCGAGAACAAACTTGCTAGGAAAAACAAGGACCATGGGAAGATTGACACAGTTGTGCATTCTCTGCAAGGTGAACTAGAGGATGAGAGAGGTCTCAGGAGACATTCTGAGGACCTCCACAGGAAGTTAGGCAAGGAGTTATCTGAAATAAAATCGGCATTTCTCAAGGCAGTCAAGGACCTTGAGAAGGAGAAGAAAGGAAATCGCCTCTTAGAAGACCTCTGTGATCAGTTTGCAATGGGTATCAGGAACTATGAAGAGGAACTCAGGGTGGTAAAGCAAAGAAATGTCAAGAGTTATGAGCTTAACTTTGATAAATCAGTGCTCCATATTTCAGAAGCATGGCTTGATGAGCGAATGCAAATGCAAAATATTGCTGTCAAAGAGGACTTGGCTCATGGAACCACAATAACGGAGAGGCTCAGCAGTGAAATAGAGACTTTTCTCCTTTCCAAACGAGCAGATAGCTCTAAGAACAATGAAAAACATATGAATGATAGTACTAGAATGCGTCGGCAATCCCTAGAGTCTGTGCATTTGAACGGAGCCACCAGTGCTCCTCAGCTTGCTgaagatgacgatgatgatTCTGTTGCTAGTGATTTGCATTGCTTTGAACTGAACATGCATGAACATACAGGGCCTCGCAGAAGTGACACAGGCAGCATAGATGTACCAAAGAGAAGATCAGAGCATCCTCGTGGTATGGCTGCTGAAGGTTCACGCATGTCCAGTATGCCAGTTTATTCACATAAAGACACCACAAGGTCCGGTAGCAGCAAACTGCAGCATGCCAGTAAGATACCAGAAATCGACTCACAAAGCAATGCCAGAATTACTCCTGCAGAAGAGCAGAATGGAACAAGCGCCCAAATTACTCGAGGATCTCACAATGTGCCATCGAAGAACAGCCAGGATGCTCATCATGTTGATTGCCTGGGGCAGGAATCCTTTGATCATTTCTCCAGAACAAGCCTCTTTTGTGAAGGCACTACTTCAGGGGATTTAGGTAATCTCGGCAGCCCAACGCGACAGCTGAAACACCAATGCACATCTTTGGACCCTGAGATTTCGGAATGCTCACTTGAACAGCCAGTAGGTGTGATGGAGAACACCCTGAAGGCAAAATTACTGCAAGCAAGGCTAGAGGGGCGACATGCCCGAATGAAGGCATCATCTGGCTTCTCAACAAGCAGGAGAAAATGA